One Fictibacillus halophilus genomic window, TTCTAAAGCAAGTATAGAACTTATGAACAGGGGACTTCTTCAACAACAGCAGAACACTGAAGAGATAAGAAAAAAAGACAAGAAAGAATCAGAACGAGTCAATCAAAAAGAAGCGACTGATTCAGGTTTATTCCATACAAATCACCAGAACCAACAAGAAAAGACGAGTTCCAAGAGTACGAGTCATCCTTATAAAGGAAAGAAAATCGATTATTTAGGTTAGGATGAATGCGATGTACACCTTAGTGTTCCTCAGTTTCACACTAAACATAGTATGTTTGTTTTTAGTTTTTAATTTGCACAAAAAAATTCAGCATCAGAATATCTCCCATGACACAAAGACAACCGAAGAAGTAGAAGAACTTCTTGAACTGTTTTCAGAAGAGATGAAGCTAGAGAATGAACGCTTGCATGATATGATCGTAAAATTTTCACAAAAACAACAGCAGCAAAATGATTCTACACGTATTGATGAAATCCCTACATCTAAGATAGAATCTGTAGAGACCCAAGCTGATTCGAAAGCTTCTCTAGATAATCATATCTCTAAAGAGACGAACGAAGTATTAATATTAGCTCAACAAGGATATAATGCTGAAGAAATTGCAAAAATGCTGCACCGAGGAAAAGGTGAAGTAGAGTTGCTTTTAAAATTTTATCGATAGCAAGCAAAAAGACTTGCAGAAAATGCACGAAACATGTTATATTATTTCTCGGTGTTAATCACACACGTTTGCGGATTTGAGCAATGTGGTGCTGACTAAGTCAGTTATTGCTCAAAGGTGAAACAAACGGAGGTAAACAAACCTAGGAGGTGCCATTATGGCAGTAATTTCAATGAAACAATTGTTAGAAGCTGGTGTACACTTTGGTCATCAGACTCGCCGTTGGAATCCGAAAATGTCTCGTTACATTTTCACAGAAAGAAACGGTATCTACATCATCGATCTTCAAAAGACAGTAAAGAAAGTTGAAGAGTGCTACAATGTTATGCGTAACATCGCAGCTGACGGTGGGAAAATCCTTTTCGTAGGAACTAAGAAACAAGCTCAAGATTCAGTTAAGGAAGAAGCTGAACGTTCTGACATGTACTACATCAACCAACGTTGGTTAGGTGGAACATTAACAAACTTCGGTACAATCCGCAAGCGTATCAACCGCTTAAAAGATCTTGAAAAAATGCAAGAAGACGGTACTTTTGAAGTACTTCCTAAGAAAGAAGTTATTCTTCTTAAGAAGGAAATGGAGCGTCTTGAAAAGTTCCTAGGCGGAATCAAAGACATGAACAAGCTTCCTGACGCATTATTCGTAGTTGACCCTCGTAAAGAGCGCATCGCGATTGCTGAAGCTCGTAAATTAAACATCCCGATCATCGCTATCGTTGATACGAACTGTGATCCGGACGAAGTTGATCACGTTATCCCTGGTAACGATGATGCAATTCGAGCAGTTAAACTTCTTACTGGTAAGATGGCAGATGCTATCATCGAAGCTAACCAAGGCGGAGAAGAAGTAGCAGAAGCAGCTGAAGAAGAGACTACTGCTTAATTAAATGGAATGCTCAAGGGTGGTAGAGGGGATGACCCTTTATCACCCTTTTTATGTAAAAGCACAACTAGCACTACATATCCCATAAGGAGGCAAAAACACATGGCTATTACAGCACAAATGGTTAAAGAATTGCGTGAGAAAACTGGCGCAGGTATGATGGATTGTAAGAAAGCATTAACTGAAACAGATGGTAACATGGAGGCGGCAATTGATTACCTTCGTGAAAAAGGGATCGCGAAAGCTGCTAAGAAAGCTGACCGTATCGCTGCAGAAGGTTTAACTTCTGTAATCGTTGATGGAAACAAAGCGGTAATCCTTGAAGTGAACTCTGAAACTGATTTCGTTGCGAAAAACGAAAACTTCAAAAACTTAATCGCTGAACTAGGGAACCACTTGTTGGCTACAGAGCCAGCTTCAGTTGAAGATGCATTAGCTTCTGATTTTAACGGAACTTCTGTAAATGACTACATCAACGCAGCAATCGCTAAAATCGGTGAGAAACTTACACTTCGTCGTTTCGAAATCTTGAAAAAAGACGAGAATGCAGCATTCGGCGCTTACCTTCACATGGGTGGACGCATTGGTGTTCTTTCAGTACTTGAAGGAACTACTGAAGAAGAAGTTGCGAAAGACGTTTCTATGCACGTTGCAGCAGTAAACCCTAAATACATCTCTCGTGACGAAGTTAGTGAAGAAGAAGTATCACGTGAGCGTAAAGTGTTAACTGAACAAGCACTTAACGAAGGAAAGCCTGAAAACATCGTAGCTAAAATGGTAGAAGGACGTCTTGGTAAATACTTCGAAGATATTTGCTTAAACGACCAATCTTTCATTAAAGATCCAGACCAAAAAGTTGGTAAATATGTAGCTTCCAAAGGTGCTACTGTTAAAGCCTTCATTCGCTTTGAAGTAGGAGAAGGTCTTGAGAAGCGTGAAGACAACTTCGCTGAGGAAGTAATGTCTCAAGTTAAAAAGTAAGCACAGTTTGAAAAGAGGGGAGCACGTTGTGTTCCTCTTTTTTTACAGAAATAACCTTGGTTTTAATGGCTTTACTTACTTGAATGTTGTTGTAGCTTAAGTGTTTTACAGAACATCTTGATTTGTTGATTGTAGTGTAAGGTGCGAGACTCCTGCGGGACGAGCGGTCAGGTGAGACACTTAGTGGCGCAAAGCGGCAAGTGGCTCACCGGTTGCCCCGCGGAAAGGGAACACCTGAAACGGAGATCAACTACTTTCACAAAGCGACGAAGCTATTCAGTATAAACAGCCTTAAAAACTAATTAAATACATTTTTTTAGGTGATGGAGGGACAAATGACTACTTCAAAATATAAACGAGTCGTCTTGAAATTAAGTGGAGAAGCACTAGCAGGTGAACAAACTTCTGGAATCGATCCAAAAATCGTTCAGTCAATTGCAGAACAAGTAAAAGAAATCGTTGAACTCGACGTAGAAGTTGCTGTAGTAGTAGGCGGCGGAAACCTATGGCGTGGTAAGACGGGCAGTGAGATGGGAATGGACCGTGCTTCAGCAGACTATATGGGCATGCTTGCTACTGTAATGAATTCATTAGCCCTTCAAGACAGTCTTGAAAACATCGGGGTTCAAACAAGAGTACAAACATCTATAGAAATGCGTCAGGTTGCAGAACCTTATATCAGAAGAAAAGCCATTCGTCACCTTGAAAAAAAGCGCGTCGTTATTTTTGCAGCAGGAACGGGTAACCCGTATTTCTCAACAGATACGACAGCAGCACTAAGAGCAGCAGAAATTGAAGCAGAAGTCATCTTAATGGCTAAGAATAACGTGGATGGCGTGTATTCAGCAGATCCGAAATTGGATGAGAACGCTGTTAAGTATACGACATTGTCTTATCTTGATCTTTTAAAAGATGGACTAGCAGTAATGGATACAACTGCTTCATCACTATGTATGGATAATGACATCCCGTTAGTTGTTTTCTCGATCATGGAAGAAGGAAACATCAAACGAGCAGTTGCCGGAGAAAAAATTGGAACCGTTATAAGGGGGAGAAACTAATGGCAAAAGAAGTTTTAACTCAAGCAGAAGAAAAGATGCAAAAAGCAATCGGGGCTCTAAGACGCGAGTATTCAACACTTCGTGCAGGTAGAGCAAACCCTTCTCTATTAGACAGAGTACAAGTTGATTATTACGGAACTCAAACACCGATCAATCAACTAGCAGGTGTAACAACTCCAGAAGCTAGACTATTGGTGATTCAGCCTTACGACAAATCAGCAATGGCAGATATCGAAAAGGCGATCCTAAAGTCTGATCTTGGTCTAACACCTTCTAACGATGGTCAAGTGATTCGTATTGCGATTCCAGCTCTAACAGAAGAACGCCGAAAAGAATTAGTTAAACTTGTTAAAAAGTTTGCTGAAGAAGCGAAAGTTGCTCTTCGAAACGTTCGCCGTGATGCTAATGACGATTTGAAGAAACTTGAAAAAGAAGCTGAGATTACAGAAGATGAACTACGTCGTTATAACGATGATGTTCAAAAACTTACTGATAAATACACAGCTGAAGTTGATTCTGTAAGTTCAGTTAAAGAAAAAGAAATCATGGAAGTATAAAGCTTTTCCATGTACAATTAAATATAAAAAGCCCTCTATAAAAGGGGGCTTTTTTATTAGACAATATCACCATTTTGCTAGACTTTAAAAGATAAGGTGATTGGCATATGGAGAATACCTCTCTAAGAGGTTGATTCTATGAAGTCTAAGAAGATGGAGGCTTATACATGCTTGACAAGCTTTTCTTTAAGAAAAAAAGTCCAGAGAACCATACATTCAAAGAAGAAAACATTCCAAAACATGTAGCTATTATTATGGATGGCAATGGAAGGTGGGCACGGAAACGAGCCATGCCACGAATTGCCGGACATCATGAAGGGATGAAAACAGTTCGTAAAATCGTTAAAGAAGCGAATAAGATCGGGATAGAAGTACTGACCCTATATGCTTTTTCAACTGAAAATTGGAAACGTCCTCGTGAAGAAGTCGACTTTTTAATGAAACTTCCTGGAGAATTTTTAAACACTTTTCTTCCAGATTTGATTAAAGAGAACGTACAAGTGCGAATAATGGGTAAAAAAGAGTTATTACCACTTCACACTGTAAAAGCTGTAGATGAGGCGATTAACAAGACGAAGAACAACACAGGGTTAATCTTAAACTTTGCGCTTAATTATGGCAGCCGTGATGAGATTACAGCGGCAGTTAAAGCATTAGCTTCTGAAGTGAAACAAGGAAGATTAGAGCCGTCACAAATAGATGATTCAATGATTGAACAGCATTTAATGACGCATGATCTAAACGACCCGGATCTTTTGATTCGTACAAGTGGTGAAGTTCGATTAAGTAACTTTATGCTCTGGCAGCTTGCCTATTCTGAATTTTGGTTTACTGAAGTGCTATGGCCAGATTTTTCTGAAGAGCATCTACGAGAAGCTGTATCACAATTTGCCGGACGAGGCAGGCGGTATGGCGGTGTTTAATTAAGGAGGACTTATGAAACAACGGATTATAACAGGTGTAATCGCAGCCGTTTTATTTATAGGGATTACCCTTTATGGAAGCTGGCCGTTCTCACTATTAATACTATTGCTAACTGGGATTGGCATGTTTGAATTATTGCGAATGAAAAGGATGGAGCTAAGTTTCGTTGGGGGAATCGGATTTCTATTAGCAGTCTTGATTGCTTTGCCAGAGGACTGGATGAGTTCTTTAGAACCCTTTACTAAAACTGATGCCATTATACTTGCAGTTCTTCTATTACTAGTCGTAACTGTTGTACAAAAGAACAATACAGATTACAATCATATTTCGTTTGTTCTTTTTAGTTCCATATACGTAGGTTTTGGGTTTTTCTATTTATTAGAAACGAGAATATTAGAAGGTGGGGTCCAACTTTTATTCTTAATCCTATTCATGATATGGGCTACTGACTCTGGCGCTTATTTTGTTGGGAAATCGGTTGGGAAACGAAAACTTTGGCCGGTTATCTCCCCGAACAAAACGATTGAAGGGGCAGTTGGAGGGATTTTCTTTAGTATTGTTGTAGGTGTTATCAGTTATTTGACTCATTTTGTGGATATGTCGCTATTTAATATTCTACTCATCTCACTTATTGTAGGTATATTTGGACAGATAGGTGACTTGGCAGAATCGGCATTCAAACGAATCTACGATGTGAAAGATTCTGGTACTTTGCTTCCTGGACATGGCGGAATATTAGATAGACTAGACAGTGCGTTATTTGTATTCCCGTTGCTCCACGTGCTTCATTTGATAGGATAACGCTAGGAGGTATAGGATGAAATCAGTTAGTTTACTTGGTGCAACAGGTTCGATCGGTGTTCAAACCTTAGATGTGATCGCCTCTCATCCAGATCAATTCAAATTAAGTTCTATGTCTGTAGGCAAGAATATTGAGGCTGCTGAAAAAATCATACAGAAATTTCAACCTGAAATTTGCGCCGTTCAAAACGAAGAAGATGCAAAAATTCTTCGTTCGAAGATAACATCATCTACAAAAGTTGTCTCAGGTATGGAAGGGTTGATTGAAGCCGCGGTTTCCACTGATTCAACGGTAGTTGTGAACGCAGTGATCGGAAGTGTAGGCTTACTTCCCACATTAAAAGCGATCGAAGCAAAAAAGACAATCGCTTTAGCAAATAAAGAAACGCTTGTGACTGCCGGACATCTTGTTATGGAAAAAGCAAAGAAGCACAACGTGGCTATTCTTCCGGTCGACTCTGAACATTCAGCAATCTATCAATGTTTAAACGGTGAAGATACAAAACGTGTTGAAAAGCTGATATTAACCGCTTCAGGTGGAAGTTTTAGAGATCGAACACGTGAAGAATTAAAAAACGTTACAGTACAGGAAGCTTTGAATCATCCAAACTGGTCTATGGGTGCGAAAATTACGATCGATTCCGCGACAATGATGAATAAAGGTTTAGAGGTTATTGAAGCTCATTGGCTATTTTCCTTTGATTATTCGAAAATAGACGTCATTTTACATAAGGAAAGTATCATACACTCTATGGTAGAGTTTGTTGATACGAGCATAATCGCTCATTTGGGACAACCAGATATGAGAGTGCCGATACAATACGCTCTTACACATCCCGATCGACTTGAATTAATAAACGGGAAAAGGTTAAACTTATGGGAAGTTGGGAAGTTGCATTTTCAAGAAATGGATTACGACCGATTCAGATGTTTAAAACTTGCATTCCAAGCAGGAACAGCTGGAGGCTTGATGCCGACGATCTTGAATGCTGCGAATGAAAAAGCGGTTGAATTGTTCTTAAATGGTCATATCTCGTTTCTTGAGATTGAAGAGATGATCGAACGAGCTATGCAGAATTTGTCCAACGTCAGTAAACCAGATCTTGAGACAATACAAGAAACAGATAAAAGGACTCGTCAATATGTTGAGTCACTACTTAGTAAAGGCAGGTAATGGGAATGAACACTGTGATAGCCATTATCATCATTTTAGGTGCTTTAATTTTCTTTCATGAACTCGGACATCTATTGCTGGCAAAGCGTGCAGGTATCTTGTGTCGTGAGTTTGCTATTGGATTCGGCCCAAAAGTGTTTGCCTTCAAGAAAGGGGAAACGGTCTATACGATTCGTCTTTTACCGCTTGGAGGGTTCGTACGTATGGCTGGAGAAGATCCAGAAGGTATTGAACTAAAGGCAGGTCACAGAGTTGGTTTAATCTTCAACCAGGCAGATGAAGTGGAGAAAATCGTAGTCAATCACCGTGACAAATATCCGGTTCAAAAGACGATTACCATTGAAAAAGCTGATCTAGAACGTGAATTGTATTTGACGGGTTTCGAAAATGAAGACTCTGGACCATCGACTTACAAAGTAAAAGAAGATGCACTATTTGTAGCAGATCACCAAGAGATGCAAATCGCACCTTATAATCGGCAGTTTGGATCTAAGACGATCATGCAGAGAACACTTGCAATCTTTGCTGGTCCTGCAATGAACTTTTTACTAGCTTTCGTGATCTTGGTTGTATTTTCACTCATGCAAGGTATTCCGACGAATGAATCGAGACTAGGTACCCTCCAAGAAGGTGCGGGTGCTGAGAAAGCCGGCTTGATTAAAGGGGATAAAATTATTGCTGTTCAGGGCGAAAAGATGGACGACTGGAAAGAGTTAGTGTCCGTGATCCAAGAAAACCCTGGTGAAAAATTAATGTTTACAATAAACCGTAATGGTGAAGAGAAAGTGGTTCCTGTTACGCTTGGTTCTCGTAAAGGGGCTGATGATAAGAACGAAGGTTTTATCGGGGCACGTCCATATACTGAATCCTCTTTTGTTGGATCTTTAGAATATGGGGCTAAACAAACATGGTTTATGACAACCGCAATATTTACAGGACTCGGACAATTGATTACGGGGCAGCATGGAATCGATCAGCTTTCTGGACCGCTTGGAATCTATGAGTATACAGATCAAGCAGCAAAAGCTGGTGTATATATGCTACTTCAATGGGCAGCTATCTTAAGTGTCAACTTAGGGATCTTTAACTTGTTGCCTTTACCGGCACTTGACGGCGGACGCCTTCTATTCTTAGGTGTTGAAGCATTAAGAGGAAAGCCGATCGATCCGCAAAAAGAAGGAATGGTTCATTTTATCGGGTTCGCTTTTCTGATGTTATTGATGCTTGTTGTTACATGGAATGATATACAGAAAATTTTTCTTGGTTAATTAGGGATGATTTGAGGAGTAGAGATTATGAGACAAAGTCAGTTGTTTATGCCAACCTTAAGAGAAGTTCCAGCAGATGCAGACGTTAAAAGTCACCAGCTCTTGTTAAGAGCTGGATTTATCCGTCAAAATGCTGCTGGTATTTATTCTTTTCTTCCATTGGGGAAAAAGGTTCTTCATAAAATAGAGAATATTGTACGAGAAGAAATGAATCGTGCTGGTTCACAAGAGATGATGATGCCAGCACTGCAGCTTGCTGAACTATGGCAAGAAAGTGGCCGATGGTATAGCTATGGCCCTGAACTAATGAGATTAAAAGACCGACACGAGCGTGATTTTGCTCTTGGAGCTACACATGAAGAAGTGATTACGAGCATCGTTCGAGACGAAGTAAAATCATATAAGAAGCTTCCTCTTAATCTATATCAAATTCAAACAAAGTTCAGAGACGAAAAGCGTCCACGTTTCGGATTGCTGCGCGGAAGAGAGTTCATTATGAAAGATGCATACTCTTTCCATGATAAGCAAGAAAGTCTTGATGATACGTATGAAGCGATGAAAGATGCCTACTCCGCTATCTTTAGCCGTTGCGGACTAAACTTCCGTGCAGTTTTAGCAGACTCAGGTGCAATCGGTGGTAAAGATAATCATGAGTTCATGGTTCTATCTGAAATTGGTGAAGACTTGATCGCGTATTCGACAGATTCAGATTTTGCAGCGAACATAGAGATGGCTCCTGTTGTACTTCGCGAAGAACGTTCATCTGAAACTCTTATGGAGCTTGAGAAAGTAGAAACGAAGCATGCGAAAACGATCGAAGAGGTATCAGATTTCTTACAAGTTGCACCTTCAAAAGTGATTAAATCATTGCTTTATATCGCTGATGAACAACCTGTTTTAGTGTTAGTCAGAGGAGATCATGAGGTTAATGAGATCAAGCTTAAGAATGTGCTCTCTGCTAAAGCAGTAGTATTAGCTACGGCAGAAGAAACAAAAAAATGGTTGAATGCTGAACACGGATCTATCGGACCGGTTCACTCTCCAAAAGAAGTTAAAGTAATTGCGGATCAAGCAGTGCCATTTATGGTAAACGCAGTTTGTGGCGCAAATGAATCTGGCTACCATTATATAAACGTTAATCCAATTAGAGATTTTGAGTTCAATGAAACAGCTGATCTTCGTTTTGTTGTTGAAGGTGATCTGTCTCCAGATGGTAAAGGGACAATCGTTTTTGCAAAAGGAATTGAAGTCGGGCATGTGTTCAAGCTTGGTAAAGTATACAGCGAGCCGATGAAAGCCTCTTACTTAGACGAAAACGGTAAGAATCAAATCATGTCTATGGGTTGTTATGGAATAGGTGTTTCACGTACATTAGCGGCAGTAGCTGAAGAAAACAATGATGATAAAGGGTTGATCTGGCCGTTATCATTAACTCCGTTCGATGTGCATTTAATTGCTGTAAACAGTAAGAACGCAGAACAAGCAGCACTTTCAGATGAGCTGTACACGCAAATCAAGAACGATGGCTTTGATTGCTTATATGATGATCGCCCTGAACGTGCGGGTGTGAAATTTACAG contains:
- a CDS encoding phosphatidate cytidylyltransferase gives rise to the protein MKQRIITGVIAAVLFIGITLYGSWPFSLLILLLTGIGMFELLRMKRMELSFVGGIGFLLAVLIALPEDWMSSLEPFTKTDAIILAVLLLLVVTVVQKNNTDYNHISFVLFSSIYVGFGFFYLLETRILEGGVQLLFLILFMIWATDSGAYFVGKSVGKRKLWPVISPNKTIEGAVGGIFFSIVVGVISYLTHFVDMSLFNILLISLIVGIFGQIGDLAESAFKRIYDVKDSGTLLPGHGGILDRLDSALFVFPLLHVLHLIG
- the frr gene encoding ribosome recycling factor, producing MAKEVLTQAEEKMQKAIGALRREYSTLRAGRANPSLLDRVQVDYYGTQTPINQLAGVTTPEARLLVIQPYDKSAMADIEKAILKSDLGLTPSNDGQVIRIAIPALTEERRKELVKLVKKFAEEAKVALRNVRRDANDDLKKLEKEAEITEDELRRYNDDVQKLTDKYTAEVDSVSSVKEKEIMEV
- the rseP gene encoding RIP metalloprotease RseP; the encoded protein is MNTVIAIIIILGALIFFHELGHLLLAKRAGILCREFAIGFGPKVFAFKKGETVYTIRLLPLGGFVRMAGEDPEGIELKAGHRVGLIFNQADEVEKIVVNHRDKYPVQKTITIEKADLERELYLTGFENEDSGPSTYKVKEDALFVADHQEMQIAPYNRQFGSKTIMQRTLAIFAGPAMNFLLAFVILVVFSLMQGIPTNESRLGTLQEGAGAEKAGLIKGDKIIAVQGEKMDDWKELVSVIQENPGEKLMFTINRNGEEKVVPVTLGSRKGADDKNEGFIGARPYTESSFVGSLEYGAKQTWFMTTAIFTGLGQLITGQHGIDQLSGPLGIYEYTDQAAKAGVYMLLQWAAILSVNLGIFNLLPLPALDGGRLLFLGVEALRGKPIDPQKEGMVHFIGFAFLMLLMLVVTWNDIQKIFLG
- the tsf gene encoding translation elongation factor Ts, which gives rise to MAITAQMVKELREKTGAGMMDCKKALTETDGNMEAAIDYLREKGIAKAAKKADRIAAEGLTSVIVDGNKAVILEVNSETDFVAKNENFKNLIAELGNHLLATEPASVEDALASDFNGTSVNDYINAAIAKIGEKLTLRRFEILKKDENAAFGAYLHMGGRIGVLSVLEGTTEEEVAKDVSMHVAAVNPKYISRDEVSEEEVSRERKVLTEQALNEGKPENIVAKMVEGRLGKYFEDICLNDQSFIKDPDQKVGKYVASKGATVKAFIRFEVGEGLEKREDNFAEEVMSQVKK
- a CDS encoding isoprenyl transferase; protein product: MLDKLFFKKKSPENHTFKEENIPKHVAIIMDGNGRWARKRAMPRIAGHHEGMKTVRKIVKEANKIGIEVLTLYAFSTENWKRPREEVDFLMKLPGEFLNTFLPDLIKENVQVRIMGKKELLPLHTVKAVDEAINKTKNNTGLILNFALNYGSRDEITAAVKALASEVKQGRLEPSQIDDSMIEQHLMTHDLNDPDLLIRTSGEVRLSNFMLWQLAYSEFWFTEVLWPDFSEEHLREAVSQFAGRGRRYGGV
- the dxr gene encoding 1-deoxy-D-xylulose-5-phosphate reductoisomerase, translated to MKSVSLLGATGSIGVQTLDVIASHPDQFKLSSMSVGKNIEAAEKIIQKFQPEICAVQNEEDAKILRSKITSSTKVVSGMEGLIEAAVSTDSTVVVNAVIGSVGLLPTLKAIEAKKTIALANKETLVTAGHLVMEKAKKHNVAILPVDSEHSAIYQCLNGEDTKRVEKLILTASGGSFRDRTREELKNVTVQEALNHPNWSMGAKITIDSATMMNKGLEVIEAHWLFSFDYSKIDVILHKESIIHSMVEFVDTSIIAHLGQPDMRVPIQYALTHPDRLELINGKRLNLWEVGKLHFQEMDYDRFRCLKLAFQAGTAGGLMPTILNAANEKAVELFLNGHISFLEIEEMIERAMQNLSNVSKPDLETIQETDKRTRQYVESLLSKGR
- the pyrH gene encoding UMP kinase yields the protein MTTSKYKRVVLKLSGEALAGEQTSGIDPKIVQSIAEQVKEIVELDVEVAVVVGGGNLWRGKTGSEMGMDRASADYMGMLATVMNSLALQDSLENIGVQTRVQTSIEMRQVAEPYIRRKAIRHLEKKRVVIFAAGTGNPYFSTDTTAALRAAEIEAEVILMAKNNVDGVYSADPKLDENAVKYTTLSYLDLLKDGLAVMDTTASSLCMDNDIPLVVFSIMEEGNIKRAVAGEKIGTVIRGRN
- a CDS encoding proline--tRNA ligase; protein product: MRQSQLFMPTLREVPADADVKSHQLLLRAGFIRQNAAGIYSFLPLGKKVLHKIENIVREEMNRAGSQEMMMPALQLAELWQESGRWYSYGPELMRLKDRHERDFALGATHEEVITSIVRDEVKSYKKLPLNLYQIQTKFRDEKRPRFGLLRGREFIMKDAYSFHDKQESLDDTYEAMKDAYSAIFSRCGLNFRAVLADSGAIGGKDNHEFMVLSEIGEDLIAYSTDSDFAANIEMAPVVLREERSSETLMELEKVETKHAKTIEEVSDFLQVAPSKVIKSLLYIADEQPVLVLVRGDHEVNEIKLKNVLSAKAVVLATAEETKKWLNAEHGSIGPVHSPKEVKVIADQAVPFMVNAVCGANESGYHYINVNPIRDFEFNETADLRFVVEGDLSPDGKGTIVFAKGIEVGHVFKLGKVYSEPMKASYLDENGKNQIMSMGCYGIGVSRTLAAVAEENNDDKGLIWPLSLTPFDVHLIAVNSKNAEQAALSDELYTQIKNDGFDCLYDDRPERAGVKFTDSDLIGLPIRVMVGKRASEGIVEVKIRKSGESFEVPVSELSDFIKKEWDKLKN
- a CDS encoding DUF6115 domain-containing protein; protein product: MHKKIQHQNISHDTKTTEEVEELLELFSEEMKLENERLHDMIVKFSQKQQQQNDSTRIDEIPTSKIESVETQADSKASLDNHISKETNEVLILAQQGYNAEEIAKMLHRGKGEVELLLKFYR
- the rpsB gene encoding 30S ribosomal protein S2, with product MAVISMKQLLEAGVHFGHQTRRWNPKMSRYIFTERNGIYIIDLQKTVKKVEECYNVMRNIAADGGKILFVGTKKQAQDSVKEEAERSDMYYINQRWLGGTLTNFGTIRKRINRLKDLEKMQEDGTFEVLPKKEVILLKKEMERLEKFLGGIKDMNKLPDALFVVDPRKERIAIAEARKLNIPIIAIVDTNCDPDEVDHVIPGNDDAIRAVKLLTGKMADAIIEANQGGEEVAEAAEEETTA